GAAGGGGGGCGAGCAGTCATGGCGATCGTTATTCTCCGATCGAGAAACAGTCTTTTGGCTGATCAGTCTAGCGCAGCTTTTCCCCCTTTGAATCACTCCGGCAAGATTACTCACCTTTAGGAAGAATTTAAGGAGGATTACCGAATAGGAACGATCGTCACCGAGAGATTTTCTCCCTCCAATCGCTGCTTGAGCTGCTCGGCGCTGTTCAGGTCCCGAAATAAACCTGCCTGTACCGCTGGCTGACCGTTGATTTCCACGATCTGGGTTTGGGGGGCAAGCGATCGAACCTGATCCTGCATTTCTGCTGAGTCTGCCGCCACAATGACGCGATAGCCGAAGACAATTCCCCTTGCCTGCTGCTGAGGGACGGTCACAGGAGGAGTTACTGGGGAAGGGGTCGCCGTGGCATTCGGAGCGGGAATTTCCGGCTGGGAGGCGGGTACCTCTACTGGCACCTCTACTGGCACATTTGTTGGCACATTTGTAGGCACCTCTGCTGGCACCTCTGTTGGCAAATCCACGGGCACCTCTACTGGTATGTTTACCGGAGCAGGATTAGCGGCTGTCTCGGTGGGAGGGGCAGGAAGGGCGGAAGGTGCAGGATTTTCAGTCGCACGACGGGGCGGCATTGGCGGCAGATTTGCCCTAGGGGAACCGGGTTGAGGAACCGGAATTTGGACTGAATCGGTTGGGGCTGGCTGTGCTGTTCCCTCGGATGCGGGTACTTCTGTAATGGGAGACGTGCTGCCGGGAGGAGGTAAAAGCGGGGAATTAGAGGGCGTTTGTGGTTCCGGGAGGGCAGGGGGCGAAATCGGTCCGGCTGTGGCAGTGGGGGAATTGGCAGCGGCAAGCAGTACCGAAACTGGCTGATCGTTCGTGACATAAAGGTGCCCGGTCGGTCGTCCGTTGAAGACTCGACGAGCCAAGCGCCAGCCCGGATCAAGATAAATTCGCGCAAACTGACCCGGTTGGGGAAGTCCGTAGGTTCTGCCGATCGGAACATTCACATTTCGCAGACGATTGGCTGCCGCCACCAGCACCAGATCATTTCCCTGACGTAAGACCCGGAGGCTGTACTGCAATCCCAATTCTTCGCCTGCGGTTCGTACCGAGTAGCCGTTGCTATCAATGCTGCGTCCGCAGATGCCTGTAAAGTCAAATTGCGTCAGGAGCGGATCGACGAGCGTTAAACCTGCCCCGGTCGGCACT
This is a stretch of genomic DNA from Leptolyngbya ohadii IS1. It encodes these proteins:
- a CDS encoding DUF3747 domain-containing protein produces the protein MKTVKNRRFGLLALLLMATPFWGTPASATAQFEQTEVSNPENFIVVAAPAGRIGYGLMILEQVKDDRPCWGEVPTGAGLTLVDPLLTQFDFTGICGRSIDSNGYSVRTAGEELGLQYSLRVLRQGNDLVLVAAANRLRNVNVPIGRTYGLPQPGQFARIYLDPGWRLARRVFNGRPTGHLYVTNDQPVSVLLAAANSPTATAGPISPPALPEPQTPSNSPLLPPPGSTSPITEVPASEGTAQPAPTDSVQIPVPQPGSPRANLPPMPPRRATENPAPSALPAPPTETAANPAPVNIPVEVPVDLPTEVPAEVPTNVPTNVPVEVPVEVPASQPEIPAPNATATPSPVTPPVTVPQQQARGIVFGYRVIVAADSAEMQDQVRSLAPQTQIVEINGQPAVQAGLFRDLNSAEQLKQRLEGENLSVTIVPIR